The DNA segment CTTCCGGTCGTCCTTGACGTGACCCCGGAAGGTGCGCGTCGGCGAGAACTCGCCGAGCTTGTGGCCGACCATCGACTCGGTGACGAACACCGGGATGTGGGTCTTGCCGTTGTGCACCGCGAGCGTGTGGCCGAGCATGGCCGGCACGATCATGGAGCGACGGGACCAGGTCTTGATGACGTTCTTGGTGCCTGCTTCGTTCTGTCCTTCCACCTTCTTGATCAGGTGGTCGTCGACGAAGGGCCCCTTCTTGAGACTGCGCGGCATCTAAACCCGCTCCTAGCGCTTCTTGTTCGTCTTGCGGCGGCGGACGATGTACTTGTTGCTCGCCTTCTTGGGAGCACGAGTACGACCCTCCTTCTGACCCCAGGGGCTGACCGGGTGGCGACCACCGGAGGTCTTGCCCTCACCACCACCGTGGGGGTGGTCAACCGGGTTCATCGCCACACCGCGAACGGTCGGGCGAACGCCCAGCCAGCGCTTACGGCCGGCCTTGCCCCAGTTGATGTTGCTCTGCTCGGCGTTGCCGACCTCGCCGACGGTGGCGCGGCAGCGCACGTCGACCAGGCGGATCTCACCGGAAGGCATGCGGAGGTGGGCCATCGAGCCCTCCTTCGCGAGCAGCTGCACGGAGG comes from the Streptomyces sp. NBC_00443 genome and includes:
- the rpsS gene encoding 30S ribosomal protein S19, producing the protein MPRSLKKGPFVDDHLIKKVEGQNEAGTKNVIKTWSRRSMIVPAMLGHTLAVHNGKTHIPVFVTESMVGHKLGEFSPTRTFRGHVKDDRKSKRR